The following DNA comes from Marichromatium purpuratum 984.
GGCGACCGCGCCCACCCTGGGTGCCCGAGCCGCCGACCGCAACCCGCATCGTCCCCATCCGGAGGCTCTATCTCGTGAGGAACACCGTCACCCTGACCCTGCTCGACGGCACCGAGATCCCCGCCGAGTCGCTGCGCCTTGCGCTCGAGGCCGACGCCTGGGCGTGGAGCTGGTCGGCGCGGGTGCCGGGCGCGGCGCTCGCGCGGCTCCAGGCCGAGCCCGAGGCGCCCGCCGTCGAGCTGATCGCTACCGTCAACGCCCACCCGATCCGGCTACGCCTCGACAGCATCGCCCGCGCGCGGAGCTTCGGCTCCAACTGGCTCGACCTCGGCGGGCGTGGTCGCGCCGCCGTGCTCGGCGCGCCGAGTGCCGCGCCGCGCGCGCGCACCAACACCGAGTCGCGCAGCGCCCGCCAACTGCTCGACGCGGCGCTCACCGACAACGGGGTGCCGATCGGCTGGACGCTCGACTGGCAACTGGAGGACTGGACCGTCCCGGCCGGCGCCTGGAGCCACAACGGCACCTTCATCGAGGCCGCCGCGCGCATCGCCGAGGCCGGCGGCGGCTATGTCCAGGGCCACGACACCGAGCCGGTGCTGCGCCTGCTGCCCTGGTATCCGCGCCCGCCCTGGGCCTGGGCCGAGACCACCCCCGACATCGCGCTGCCCGAGGACGCCTGCCACACCGAGCGCATCGAGTGGATCGCGCGCCCGGACTACGACGCGGTGTGGATCACCGGCGGCGAGGGCGGTCGGCGCGACCGCGTGCGCCGCGCCGGGCGCGCCGGCGACACCCAGGCCCCGACCTGCGTCGACGCGCTCGCCACCGATGTCGTCATGACCCGCCAGCGCGGCCTGCGCCTGCTCGCCGACACCGGCCGCCAGGCCCACATCACCCTGCGCGCCCCGGTCCACCCCGAGACCGGCATCATCCACCCCGGCCAGCTCATCGCCTACACCGAGGGCGGCACCACCCGCCTCGGGCTCTCGCGCGCGGTCGAACTCGACTGCCGCCTGCCCGAGGTGTGGCAATCCATCCGCATCGAGAGCCACCCGACATGAACACCTGGAACGCCTACCGCCGCCTCCTTCAACTCCTCCCCGAGCCGCCCACCGACGTCGGCACCATCACCGCCACCAGCAGCGACGGCTGCACCGTCACCCTGCTCAGCGGCGAGCAGACCCAGGTACGGGGGCGCGGCAGCATCGGCGATCCGGTCTACATCAAGGATGGGGTGATCCAGGGTCCGGCGCCGGTGTTGCAGACGGTGGAGATTGAGGTGTAGGGGAAGGTATCGCTGCGCTGCGCGGCAGCCACCGCGTCAGTTGGCGCTTATGTGGCGTGTGCCGTAAACTGTGCGGGCGTGACGCGGAGCAGAACCGACCACCGCAGGGCAGGGCAGGAAATCGCACAGCGCGAGCGCGTAACCTGTTGATTTATAAAATCCTTGCTGCCCGTTTTCTGAATGGGGTTCAGGTGGTCGGAGGTTCAAATCCTCTCGCCCCGACCAACATCGAAAAAAGCGGCTCTGCTTTGGCAGGGCCGCTTTTTTTGTGTCTGTAGAAATGAGATTTCCTCGGTTTTTGGCCCCTCAAGGCGGGGCTTTCATGCGATGGTCTGATGACGGCTCTGGCTGCCGGGCTTGTTGAGCGTCTGAGGGCAAGCAAACGGCTTACACACGCCCTTGCGCTGAGGGATCATCGGACAGATGCCGCGCCGATTGCAGTAGCGGCGTAAATCTTCACAAAAGAGGTGAATTCAAACCTTTGTGTGGGGACATCCATCGGAGCTGTCTGACCACCTGATGCTGGCTCTGGCTGGGCGCTGAACAAATGACAAGACAGTCGAACCTCAGGGTCGTCTGTCACGCGGAGGCGCTGACGGATTGCGTGGCCGCGGATGTGAGCGCACTGGGGCTGGATCTGAAAGTGATCTGCCGCCCGAACTGGTACTTCTGATGATCGAATTCACCCAAGGTAACCTGCTGGATGCGGACGTCGATGCGATCGTGAACACGGTCAACACCGTCGGCGTGATGGGTAAGGGTATCGCCTTGATGTTCAAGGAGAAGTATCCCGAGAACAACCGGGCTTACATGGCCTACTGCAAGGCTGGAGCTTTCGAGCCCGGCTCCCTGTTCGTCACCAGGCAGAGCGATCTGTTGGGGCCGCTCTGGATCGTGAATTTTGCGACCAAGCAGCACTGGCGCCATCCGAGCAAGATGGAATGGATCGAGTCCGGCCTCCGCGAGTTGCGAGAGTTCATCGAGGACAACCAGGTGCGGTCGATCGCCGTGCCGCCCCTGGGCGCTGGCAACGGCAAGCTGGATTGGTCAGCGGTGAGACCCTGCATCGAGCGCGCACTCGGGGATCTCGAATCCGTTCGCGTCGTCGTGTTCGAGCCGACGGCCAAGTACCAGAACGTCGCCAAACGCACAGGGGTCCAGGCGCTCACCCCTGCCCGCGCGATGATTGCGGAGCTGGTCCGGCGTTATTGGATCCTCGGTTTCGAGTGCTCGCTTCTGGAGATCCAGAAGCTGGCCTGGCTGCTGGAGCGTGCGATCGAGCGTCATGAGCTGGATAACCCGCTCGACCTGCGTTTCGAGGCCAACCGTTACGGACCCTATGCCCATCGGCTGCACCACCTGCTCGATGGCCTCGATGGCAGCTATCTGCACTGCGACAAGCGCTTGGCCGATGCCGGCCCCCTCGACGTGATCTGGTTCGAGGAGGCCCGGAAGGAATACCTGAGCACCTATCTTGCCGGTCCCGAGATGGCACCCTATCGCGAGGCGTTCGATGAGACCGTCGCCTTGATCGATGGCTTTCAGTCGCCGCTTGGAATGGAGCTTTTGGCAACGGTCGACTGGCTTCTGAGCCGCGAGGGCTGTGAGCCGTCGGTTCAGGGCGTGATCGCTGCTCTGGCTACTTGGCCCGGCGGCAAGGATGCAGGTGAACGCAAGCGCCGCCTCTTCGATGATCGCTTGATCCGCCTCGCCCTCGATCGGCTCGCGAGTTGAAACCGCGGCTTGCGAGTCGCCCGGTGTTCAGTCGCTTCGGCGCATGAACATGCTGGGCCGTCCTTGGCCCGGAGGGGAAACGCGACAATGCAGCGTGCCTCTCGCCACTTGCTTGTGCTCTGGCCCGTTCGGTGACGCTGATGCATCGCTCCGGATGGTGGGCGAGAGCAAAGGAAGCCGGCCATGATTTTCCCTTTCTTCCTTCCTCCCCGTGCTTGTCTGTTGCGCGGATAAGGTATCGACGAGCGAGAGCGCCGAGACGATCTGTCCCACGCTCGCTGCTGTGTCAGCGCCTCGGCCGTTTGATGGGGCCGTACACAGAGGGCGGTGGCGCATCATCCGTATCCTGATATCATCGATCGCGTCCCTTGATATTCCGAGAAGTCAGGTATGAGCGACACGACCGACGAGATCGAACGAATCCCGCTTAAGGCAATGCTGAGCCAGCTTCGGCAAGAGTTGATCGATGCCAAGGCCGAAGGGGAACGCAAGGATCTCAAGTTCATGGTCGACGACATCGAGCTGGAGCTTCAGCTGGCGACGACTCAAGAAAGGGGCGGCGGCACCGGGATCAAGTTCTGGGTCCTGAATGCGAACTTGAAGGGCAAGGACACGTCGGTTGCGACACAAACGCTCAAGCTCAAGCTCAAGGCCGTGCAGGAGGTCGAGGACCCGGCTACCGGTGAGCCATCGACCGTCCCGGCCAAGATCAGCGGAAGGCTCTCTGGTTGAGGCCGATACGAGAGGACTTCAGGGATGGTCGGTTTACGCACGGAACACTGCGTCGAGATCCGTGTTCCAGCCGGGGGAGGAGAGTTCTGTTTCGGCTCCGGCTACGCCTTGGCCCCACACTGGGTCCTGACGGCGTACCACGTCCTCTTCGATGCGGATCGGGATCTGAATTCGCAGACCTTTGAGATCGTCTGGCGGGATTCGCGGGGGCATCCCATCGAGCCGGAACAGAGCATCACCAGGACCGATATCCTCTGGTACAACAAAGAACACGACATCGCCCTGATCCGCTGCGAACCACGCGCGAGCGATCTGGTCAGCCCCTGGTACCTGATCGACCAGAGACGACCCGCAGCGAGGGCCAGATGTGACTGCTGTGGCTATCTCGCTGGGCTGCAGGACGAAGCGCATTGCCCCAGACGCAAAGCCCCGCAAGGCATCCTTGGTCGCTCGGATGCCCTCACCGCCGATCTTGATGGACTCAACGTCCAGTTACAGCAGGACAAGTACTGGGGCGGGTTCAGCGGCTCCGCTGTGTTCTCCGCCAATCGGCTGGTCGGAATTGTCCGGAGGGTGAATACGGGGGAGAGCGGTAAAGGCCTGACCCTCTCGTTCATCGCCCCCGCGTTGCTGGCAGACGGCGACGAGCCGCAAATGGGACGACTGAGAGAGGTCGAAGACTTTCTCGTCTGCCCTGGCAAAGATGCCTGCTGGAAAGGGCTGCGCTCCTATGTCATCGATCAGCTGGATGCCCATGACGGGCTGCGCAAGCACCTCGCGGACTGCTGTCGCAGTCATCTTGCCCCGGGAACCGAGATCCTCGGTGCTGATGCTCTAGCTGATACTCTCTTCAGTTTGCCTCAGCGTGAGATTGCTCGCGCCTTAGGATTGGCGCTCGACCAGATGCAGCCGACGCAGGATAGAGCTGGCATCCAGTCAGTGGAATACTTGGCACTGGTTTGTCTGCGCCTGTTGGCGGCTGATCAGGGCGCGGTACCGCCGCTAGTTGGCGCGGCAAAAACCTATGACGGCTCGCCGGTGTCAGTCGCCGCATCTCCACCGATGTTACTGGATCTCGAGTCTAAGCTCGCCGAGGCATCGGACAATGCCCCCCAGTTGTGCGTGGCCGGCAACCATCTGCGTTCTCCCTTGGATCTCACGCCCGAGCACAACACCGGCCTTGACCCGGACGGACGCCGGGCGCAACAAGACGCGAAAGACGCCTACGCCGTCAAGAATGTTCCAGGCATGGAGTGGTTCAGAGCTGAGGATGCCAAGGCTCAGGTCAAGAAGCATGTGACCGGTCCACACGCCGATACCGGTATCACCTCGTCCGACCTACCGGTCGATGACGACGAGTGCGGGCACTTTCTCTCCGACCTGCTGTATCAGGAGGGCAAGAGCCGGAGCTACTACGTTCGTGTCCCGGCGACCTGGCATTGTGAGGAGGCCAACGTCTTGCGCGCCTTGGGCCGTTGGGCACCTGAACTCCTGGTGGTCGACCTAGAGCGGACGAAAGACCAGGCGCGAACCGGATACCTGGCGGCGCTCCATAGCGTCATCATGCGCTGCCAGAAAGCCCTGTCCCAAGACGATTCCGAGGGGAACTCATGACCCTTAGTCGATTCATCCGGCGCCTTCCACATCCGCCCATCACCCTGGAACAGGTTGGAGGTCGATCCTTTACGCATCTGTTCGAACAGTCGCATCTGGACGCCATCAACACCGCGCTGGCTTGCAACCGTCCCCTGTTGCTCACCGGCGAGCCGGGGGTGGGTAAGACTCAGCTCGCCAGGGCCGCGGCCAAGGCGCTCGGACGTGCCTACGTGCGCTGCACCGTGGACGCCAAGACCGAGTCACGAGACCTGCTCTGGCAGTTCGATGCGGTGGCCCGTCTGGCAGACGCCCAACTGGCTTCCGTTTGCGATTGGGATGCCTCGACCTGTGAGAAAAAGTTGGCCCCCGCCAATTATCTGATCCCGGGTCCTCTCTGGTGGGGGCTGAACTGGGGCTCTGCCGAGAAGCGACCCAAGGCCGTCGCGCCCCCGCAGCTCGATGGCGGCAATCACGAGCAGGGTGTCGTCGTCCTGATTGACGAGATCGACAAGGCCGAGATCGACGTGCCCAACGGTCTCCTCGAGGTATTGGGCGACGGCAGCTTCCAGCCAGAGGGCTTGGACAATCCGGTTCGCGCCGATGGTATCGCGCCGTTCATCGTCATCACATCCAACCGCGAGCGTGGTCTACCGGACGCCTTCGTGCGTCGCTGCGTAGTCATGCGCATGGCGCTGCCCAAGGACGACACCGAGCTGCGCAAGCGCTTGGTGGAGCGTGGTCAGGCCCATTCCAAACTGTCGCCCGAGGTGCTGGGACAGGCCGCGGATCTGCTCATCAAGGATCGTAAGGCCAGCACCAAGCTGCCGCGTCCGGGTCAGGCCGAATACCTGGATCTCTTGCGTGCGGTCGAAGAACAGCTGACCGTGACCGCCAGCGGCCCCAGCGCCGAGGAGCTGCTCAACCGCATCGAGCCTTACCTCCTGCGCAAGACCGAGGCCGTTTGATGGCTCAAGGTTTGGTCAGCCGCGGCGATCTGCTGCGCGCCTTGTGCGCCGAAGGCTGTGAGCCTCTTACGCCTGCCGCGCTGCATGCCTTGGGTTATGACGAACCGGAACCGAAGCCGAAGAAGAAGGCCGGCGACGCCTCGGAGAGTGCTACCGATCACGCCGAGGTTGGCACGGAGCCGCCGGCGCCCGCCCGCGCGCCCCTGCGTCCCGCTACCTTTTGGGTGCCCTTTCACCTGGCGTCGGACGAAATCTTGTTGCCGGGCGACCAGCCGCGCCTCAGTGCGCCAGCGCTGCCCAGCAGGCCGGCGGCTGACCCTTCCCCCTATCGCTATCTGACTGACTTCGCCCAGCTGGTGCCCAGGTTGCGCCGTGTCTTGACTGCAACCCGCCCATCGCGGGCCTATGACCTGGACCGTATCGTCCACTGCATGGGGCGCGGTGAGTGGCTGCGCCGGCTGCCGCGTCGCCATCGCGCCGGCTGGGGACCGAGCCTTTATGTCATCGAGGACCGCTGCGATCATCTGGCGCCTTACGTGCGCGATCAGGCCATGGTTCAGACCCATCTGCAGCGGCTCTTTCCGACCGCCGGCTTTCGCACGGCTCTCTATAGCGAGCACTGTGATCGGCCCCAGGTCCATTGGCCGGACGGTGAGGTCACGCCCATCGCCCCCCAGCCGGGCGACCAGGTTCTGGTGTTGGGGGATCTCGGCTGTCTTGCCCGCGATGGCGGGCGCGCCGCCCGCTTCTGGCGCGACTTCGGCGATGAGCTGGAACTGCTCGGCGTGTCCGCCCTGGTCCTGCTGCCCTGCGCTCCGGCCGACGCTGAAAAAGTGGCATCCCCTCATTTCCAGCGACTTTGCTGGGAGCATCCGGCCCCATCCATGCTCGCGACCGAGGCCCTACAAACGCGTGGCGAGCGACTCCTTGCCCGCATGTCCATCGCCTCGCGCATCGAGCCAGGCTTGCTGCGTGAGCTGCGTCTCGGTCTAGGCGACGTTGAGCACTTTCCGGCGCGGTTGGAGGCCTGGGTCTGGCAAGAGGCCAGCGGCAAGGGGGCCGCGATGATCGCGGCCGCATTGCCGGACGCGGATGCCGAAGCCTGGCGCGCCAAGCTCGGGGAAGGGGACGACTCCACCTGTCTCGGTAGACTCGTGGACACGGCACGGGATGCCATGCGTCATCTGCCCTACGAGGTCTGGCTGGAAACCGTGCTCAACGTCGCGGAAAGAGCCCCGCACGCGATCAGCGACGAGGAACGAAACCATGCCCGTGAGCTGCTCCAGTACCTGGCCGACCGGGCATCCTCATCGGGGGCAATGTCCCTCAGCCCTCGTGCATGGGACTGGCTCAGCGGTTTCTTCGAACGACTCGACGCGTCGGTCAAGGAGAACCCTTTCACCAAGGACGCATGTTGGGGACTGGCCTGCGCCTTGGCCGATACAGATCGTCAGCCCTTGCCCCCTCCGTCCGAACAGCCCTTGCCCCTCGATCTGTGCCAACTTGGTGATCGTGTCCACTCGGGAATGCCCCCCGGCGCAAGCCCGCTTGCGCGGCTCCATACCCGCGACCAAAACATTCAGGTGCGGGTGGTCGAAGATGCGTTCTGGGAGTCGGGCAAGGCACCGCCCTGGGCCACCGACTGGGGCTGGGACGCCTACGGTGCCTGGGTCGAATTCGCGATCGAGGATAAGGACGGTCAGCCGGTCACCCAGCGCATGCGCTGGATCGAGCCGGGGTGCTTTTGGATGGGGTCGCCCGACGATGAGCCGGGGCGAGATAGCGACGAAGGACCTCGGCATGAGGTGACGATTCAGGAGGGCTTCTGGCTGTTCGAGACCGCCTGTACCCAAGCCCTGTGGGAGGCGGTGACGGGTGAGAATCCGAGCTTTTTCAAAGGTCTGGATCGTCCGGTGGAGCAGGTGAGCTGGGATGACGTTCAAGGCCTTGTCGAGACGATCAATGCGCGCCTGCCGGGACTGGCGTTGAGCCTGCCGAGCGAGGCGCAATGGGAATATGCCTGTCGGGTGGGGAGCGATACGGCTTTCAGCTTCGGCGAGACCATCACCCCGGAGCAGGTCAACTACGACGGCAATTATCCCTACGCTGGAGGGGCGAAAGGGCTGGATCGTCAGGAGACCGTCCCGGTCAAGGCATTGCCTCCAAATGGCTGGGGGCTCTACCAGATGCACGGCAATGTCTGGGAATGGGTTCAGGATGCTTGGCACGATACTTACAAAGGGGCGCCCATTGACGGCTCGGCCTGGGAGTCCGCCGAGTCCGGCGCGGGGCGGGTGATCCGCGGGGGCTCCTGGCTCGACGTTGCGCGCTACTGTCGTTCCGCCCACCGCTACTGGTTCGTGCCCGTCAACCGCAACTTCAACCTTGGCTTCCGGTGCGCCCGAGTTCAGGTCCGTGAGTCAGGCACGCCGGAGGCGGAGCGAGTGGAGCTGGCGCGCCCCGGCCCGCGGAGCGGATCAGGCCGGGGCGAGACGGCTCCGTCTCGCGCAGCCGGGCAGGGGCACGTCAAACCGCAATTGTTGCGACTCGACACCACCGCCTCGGCCTCGGTTGAACTGCCGGACGCGCCAGGGCTGGAGATCCGCTCCGATCGCGAGGTCCTGCGCTTGCAGCGCTGTGCAATGCCCGACTGGGCCAAGGCCATGGGGCGCGATCGCTTTGGTCTCTGGGCCGAGATCCATATCGAACCTGTAACCAAGAAAGAGAAGCAGCGGCGACGGTGGTTTCGCAAGAAAGCACCGCAAGCAGTTCCCGAGAACGTGTCGGAGCCCTTCATCCAGCGTCTGCGCTGGATTCCGCCCGGTCGCTTCCTGATGGGCTCGCCGGAGGACGAACCGGGGCGTCGGGACTCTGAGGGGCCACAACATGTAGTTACCGTCGGTCAGGGCTTCTGGCTGTTCGACACGCCCTGTACTCAGGCGCTGTGGATCGCCCTGGGTTTGGAGAATCCGAGTCGCTTTCAGGACCCGGCACGGCCGGTGGAGCAGGTGACTTGGGACGACATCCAGCAGCAGTTTTTACCGGCGCTGAACGAGCGCATTCCGGGCTTCATCTTGCCGAGCGAGGCGCAATGGGAGTATGCCTGTCGGGCGGGGACGCAGACGGCACTCTACTCCGGGCCGATCGAGATCCGGGGCGACATGGATGCCCCCGACCTGGACCCGATCGGCTGGTACGGCGGCAACAGTGGGGTGAATTATGATCTGGCTGACGGTGAGGACACGACGAGCGGCGCGTGGTGGTCGGGTAAGCAGAAGCAATACCCCCATGAGCGGGCTGGTACGCGTCAGGTCAAAGGGAAGCTCCCCAATCCCTGGGGGCTGTACGACATGTTCGGCAACGTTTGGGAATGGACGCAGGATGCCTGGCATGACTCCTACGAGGGCGCGCCACTCGACGGTTCGGCTTGGGAGTCCGCTGAATCCGGCGCGTTGCGGGTGATCCGCGGGGGCTCCTGGGTCAACCTTGCGCGGGGCTGTCGTTCCGCCTACCGCAACAGGTTCGAGTCCGTCCTCCGCGACGACGACCTTGGCTTCCGGTGCGCCCGAGTTCAGGTCTTGTGAGCCAGGCGAGGATTAGGAAGAGCGGAACGCGATGGCCAGGGATAGCCTGTTCCGACAACAGCCGCCCGGCGTGCGCGCCCGCTCGCTAACCGGAGACCTTTTGTATGCAACTGCGCTTCTTCACCATCCCGATCCACGGGGGTGAGGCGACCGTCGAGGCGTTGAACCGCTTTCTGGCCGCCCAGCGGATCCTGTCCGTCGAGCGTCATCTGATCGAGGACGGCGGCGCGAGCGCCTGGGCCCTCTGCATTGCCTACGAACCGGCCGGCGAGGGCGGTCGACCACCGACCACACGGTGCGGCAAGGTTGATGATTGCGGGGTCTTGCGTGAGCCCCGGCACCGACCTCGGTTGACGCGATGCCGCAACCCAATGACCCCCGGTGTGCCGGTCGCCGGTGCAGTCGCCCGGCGAAGGCTCGCCGGTGGGTCGACCCGATCTCGATCGTCAACGCTGAAAAGGGCCGTTGAGTCACGGCGGGCGCCATGACGGCAAAGGGGGTCAAGGTATTGTCCGCGAGGCGGTCGTCATTCGTCGGGTGGCGGGGCGCGCGCGGCAGCTCATTTTTGCTTCGCCGTGCCGGTGTGGCTCCGGCTGGCGAAATCAGGTGACAGGGTTCAGATGGTCAGCGTCCTCTCAATCGATCCGTCCTGGCATCCGCTGATCAACGGCTGCCCGCCCGCGTGGGCGAGCGAGTGGGGCGAGGACCGTTACGGCGTCTTCGTCGCCTTCACCCTGGATGCGGTCACGCAGCGGCTGCGGTGGATTCCGCCGGGGCGGTTCTGGATGGGCTCGCCGGAGGAGGAGACCCAGGGGTTGGCCGAGGATGATGCGGAGCATGCTTGGTTCGAGCAGGAGCATCCACGGCATGCGGTCATCATCTCGCGCGGCTTCTGGCTGTTCGATACACCCTGCACCCAGGCGCTGTGGGAGGCGGTGATGGACGAGAACCCCAGCCGCTTCAAGAGCCCGGATCGCCCCGTCGAGCAGGTGAGCTGGGACGATGTACAGACCTTCATCGACCGGATCAATGCGCGGGTTCCCGACCTCGGGCTGAGTCTCCCGACCGAGGCCCAGTGGGAGCATGCCTGCCGGGCCGGCACCGAGACCGCGCTCTACACCGGCCCCATCGAGATCCTTGGCAAGAACAATGCCCCGGCGCTGGACTCAATCGCCTGGTACGGCGGCAACAGCGGCGTCGATTTCGAGTTGGAAGAGGGTTTCGACTCATCTTCCTGGTCCGATATGCAGTATCCGAATCCCCGCTCCGGCACCCATCCAGTGGGTAGGAAGCAGCCGAATCCCTGGGGTCTAACCGACATGCTCGGTAATGTCTGGGAATGGTGTGCCGATGGTCTACGTCATTATGAGCCGACTATGGCGGTCGATCCTGAAGGTTCGACAGAGGTTGGCGCGAAGCGAGTGATCCGCGGGGGCTCCTGGGAAGACGAGGCGCGGATCTGTCGTTCCGCCTACCGCGACGGGTACAGGCCCGACGGCCGCGGCGACTATCTTGGCTTCCGCTGCGCCCGAGTTCAGAGTTCATGACCCGAACAGGTTGGAGTCGGGATGAGCAGAGCGCGTGAGCCCATCGGTCCTCAATGCGCCGCGCGCTCGGCCTCCATTGCCGCCTCGGCCAGCACCGTCTCCGATACGCCGCGCTTCTTCAGGGCCGCGATCAATCGTGCGGTCTGGTCCGTGGCGTAGCGTGCCTCGTCGCGCCGTAGCCCCTCGCTGACGTAGAGCTTGAGCAGCGCCTGATAGCCGGAGAATCCGCGCAGTGGCGCGATCTCCTTGAGCGATTCGACCACGTCGACGGGGATGCGCAAGGTGATGCTGGTCATCGGGCGGTCCTTGCGCAGACGGCTCTTGATGCGGTCAGGAATGCTCATGGGTGCGTCTCTCCTCTTGGGTGGCCCGACGGGCGGAGATGAGGCGAATCACCTCGTCCGATCGTTCGATGTGTACCACGAACAGGAGCCGTGCCGTGGCGTCGTAGCCGATCACAGCGTCACGGGCCTCGTCGTGCCGGCTTGCGTCCACCAGACGGAACAGCGGGTCGAAGAATACCGTGGCCGCCTGCTCGAAGGTGATCCCGTCGTGGCGCAGCGGATTGATCGATGCCTTGCGCGCGTCCCACACGAAGGACAGGCCATTGAGTTCGTAGCGGACATCCATAGCAGGGAAGTCTAGCTAATATATGTACTTTGTACATACATTGCTTTCGATCTGTCTTGCATGGCTGGTCGGTTGAGTCTGGTGGTGTCCGCGCCATGCGCTCGGTCATGGCTCGATGTCTGGCGCGACCGCTCAGGGCTTTGTGCTCGCACATGCCTTCCCGCCCGCCGGATGACGCCCCTCCCACCCCCTCGGTATGATCCCACCAAGTCCTTTCTCCCAAGAGTGTTGCTATGTCCCTGAAGAATGGTGTTCTGCTCGATCTTGCGACGATCGATCGGGACGATCTCGATCTCTCCGCGTTGGCGGGGGTGTGCGAGGGGTGGCGGCGTCATGCCTATACCGAGCCCGCCGAGGTGGCGGCGCGGATCGCCGATGCCGAGGTGGTGGTGACCAACAAGGTGGTGCTCGACCGGCAGGCGTTGAGCGGGGCGCGGTCGCTGCGGCTGGTGTGCGTGGCCGCCACCGGCACCAACAATGTCGATCTGGAGGCGGCGCGCGAGCTGGGCATCGCGGTGGCCAATGTCGCCGGTTACGCGACGCCCTCGGTGGTGCAGCACGTCTTCTCGCTGATCCTCGCCCTCACCACCCGGCTGCCCGAGTATCAGCGCGCGATCGACGCCGGGGCCTGGCAGCGTCACGACAGCTTCTGCGTGATGGATTACCCGATCCGCGAACTCGCCGGGCGCACCCTGGGGATCGTCGGGCTCGGTGATCTCGGCGGCGGGGTGGCGCGGGTGGCCGAGGCCTTCGGCATGAAGGTGCTGGTCGCGCAGCGTCCAGGTGGGGCGCTGCGTGTCGGGCGGCTGATGCTGGAGGCCTTGCTGCCGCGGGTCGACGTGCTCAGTCTGCACTGTCCGCTCACCGAAGCGACGCGCGGGCTGATCGGCGCGCGCGAGCTGGGGCTGATGCGGCGCGACGCGCTGCTGATCAACACCGCCAGGGGCGGTATCGTCGACGAGCAGGCGCTGGCCGAGGCGCTGCGCGCCGGCACCATCGGCGGTGCCGGGGTCGACGTGCTGAGTGCCGAGCCGCCGCGTGCGGGCAATCCGCTGCTCGACCCCACGATCCCCAACCTGATCGTCACCCCGCACATCGCCTGGGCCAGTCGCGAGGCGCGCCAGCGCATGGTCGACGAGATCGCCGCCAACATCTCCGCCTGCCTCGCCGGCACGTCGCGCAACCGTGTTGCCTGAGCCGCCAACCTTTGGCCGCCAGAGGGAAACCGCTACGGCATCAAGGGTTGGCGTCCTGGCGGTTCAATCTCCTGGTCGCCGATCGTCACCGCGTGCGAACAGGGCCGAGGCCCGGGTTCCGATCCAGCGCCGGGTGTCCTGCTCGATACCGTACAGACAGGGGATCAGCACCAGCGAGATCAGGGTGCCGAAGAGGATGCCCCAGGCCATGGCGAGCACCATCGGGGTGATGAAGGGGCTGGAGCCGGCGAGCCCGTAGGCGGTGGGGATCAGACCGGCGACCGTGGTCAGCGAGGTGATGACGATCGGGCGCAGACGCGCGGCGGTGCCGTCGGCGATTCCTTGGTCGTCGAGCCGGCCGTCGGCGCGCGCACGCTGGCGGTTGAGGGCGTGGACCAGCACCACCGAGTCGTTGACCAACACCCCGATCAGGCCAAGCACGCCGATCAGCGCGATCAGGCTCAGCGGCTCGCCCTGCAGGCCGAGCCCGACGATCACCCCGGACAGACCGAAGGGGATGGCGGCGAGGATCAGCAGTGGTTGGGTGAAGGAGCCGAAGAGCAGCACCAGGACCACCAGGATCGACAGCGCGCAGACGACGAAGGCGATACCGATGTCGC
Coding sequences within:
- a CDS encoding 2-hydroxyacid dehydrogenase — its product is MSLKNGVLLDLATIDRDDLDLSALAGVCEGWRRHAYTEPAEVAARIADAEVVVTNKVVLDRQALSGARSLRLVCVAATGTNNVDLEAARELGIAVANVAGYATPSVVQHVFSLILALTTRLPEYQRAIDAGAWQRHDSFCVMDYPIRELAGRTLGIVGLGDLGGGVARVAEAFGMKVLVAQRPGGALRVGRLMLEALLPRVDVLSLHCPLTEATRGLIGARELGLMRRDALLINTARGGIVDEQALAEALRAGTIGGAGVDVLSAEPPRAGNPLLDPTIPNLIVTPHIAWASREARQRMVDEIAANISACLAGTSRNRVA
- a CDS encoding BrnT family toxin, which translates into the protein MDVRYELNGLSFVWDARKASINPLRHDGITFEQAATVFFDPLFRLVDASRHDEARDAVIGYDATARLLFVVHIERSDEVIRLISARRATQEERRTHEHS
- a CDS encoding formylglycine-generating enzyme family protein, which gives rise to MVSVLSIDPSWHPLINGCPPAWASEWGEDRYGVFVAFTLDAVTQRLRWIPPGRFWMGSPEEETQGLAEDDAEHAWFEQEHPRHAVIISRGFWLFDTPCTQALWEAVMDENPSRFKSPDRPVEQVSWDDVQTFIDRINARVPDLGLSLPTEAQWEHACRAGTETALYTGPIEILGKNNAPALDSIAWYGGNSGVDFELEEGFDSSSWSDMQYPNPRSGTHPVGRKQPNPWGLTDMLGNVWEWCADGLRHYEPTMAVDPEGSTEVGAKRVIRGGSWEDEARICRSAYRDGYRPDGRGDYLGFRCARVQSS
- a CDS encoding formylglycine-generating enzyme family protein; this encodes MAQGLVSRGDLLRALCAEGCEPLTPAALHALGYDEPEPKPKKKAGDASESATDHAEVGTEPPAPARAPLRPATFWVPFHLASDEILLPGDQPRLSAPALPSRPAADPSPYRYLTDFAQLVPRLRRVLTATRPSRAYDLDRIVHCMGRGEWLRRLPRRHRAGWGPSLYVIEDRCDHLAPYVRDQAMVQTHLQRLFPTAGFRTALYSEHCDRPQVHWPDGEVTPIAPQPGDQVLVLGDLGCLARDGGRAARFWRDFGDELELLGVSALVLLPCAPADAEKVASPHFQRLCWEHPAPSMLATEALQTRGERLLARMSIASRIEPGLLRELRLGLGDVEHFPARLEAWVWQEASGKGAAMIAAALPDADAEAWRAKLGEGDDSTCLGRLVDTARDAMRHLPYEVWLETVLNVAERAPHAISDEERNHARELLQYLADRASSSGAMSLSPRAWDWLSGFFERLDASVKENPFTKDACWGLACALADTDRQPLPPPSEQPLPLDLCQLGDRVHSGMPPGASPLARLHTRDQNIQVRVVEDAFWESGKAPPWATDWGWDAYGAWVEFAIEDKDGQPVTQRMRWIEPGCFWMGSPDDEPGRDSDEGPRHEVTIQEGFWLFETACTQALWEAVTGENPSFFKGLDRPVEQVSWDDVQGLVETINARLPGLALSLPSEAQWEYACRVGSDTAFSFGETITPEQVNYDGNYPYAGGAKGLDRQETVPVKALPPNGWGLYQMHGNVWEWVQDAWHDTYKGAPIDGSAWESAESGAGRVIRGGSWLDVARYCRSAHRYWFVPVNRNFNLGFRCARVQVRESGTPEAERVELARPGPRSGSGRGETAPSRAAGQGHVKPQLLRLDTTASASVELPDAPGLEIRSDREVLRLQRCAMPDWAKAMGRDRFGLWAEIHIEPVTKKEKQRRRWFRKKAPQAVPENVSEPFIQRLRWIPPGRFLMGSPEDEPGRRDSEGPQHVVTVGQGFWLFDTPCTQALWIALGLENPSRFQDPARPVEQVTWDDIQQQFLPALNERIPGFILPSEAQWEYACRAGTQTALYSGPIEIRGDMDAPDLDPIGWYGGNSGVNYDLADGEDTTSGAWWSGKQKQYPHERAGTRQVKGKLPNPWGLYDMFGNVWEWTQDAWHDSYEGAPLDGSAWESAESGALRVIRGGSWVNLARGCRSAYRNRFESVLRDDDLGFRCARVQVL